CGGGCTATCCATTGCGAGCGAGTCCTGCGGGGATCCTGGCGATGACGAATGGCGCAAATGGTGCAGTGGCTGCAGAGGCTGACGCGGGGGCACTGGCTGCACTGGCCGCGATGGCTTCGATGAATGCAAGGGCCGCGCTGGCTGCTGCGCTGCGGCCGATGGGCGCAAGGATGTGGGCGCTGGGACTGGCGCTGCTGATGTGTGGCGAGGCCTTCGCGCTGCACGCCGATCTGGGTCTGAGCGCGTTCACGCGCACGAGCTGGACGGCCAAGGACGGCTATCCCCACGCCGTCACCGCCATTGCCCAGACCCGGGACGGAACACTCTGGCTGGGCAATGCCAGCGGGCTGTACCGCTTCGACGGGCTGCGCTTCCGGCGCGAGGACCTGCCGCGGGACGACCGGGTCTCGTCCGCACAGGTGTCCAAGCTGATGGCCTCCCCCACTGGCGGACTCTGGATCGGCTTCACCATGGGCGGCGCGGCCCTTCTCCAGGACGGCCGGCTGACCGCCTTCACCCCCCAGGACGGCCTGCCGGCCGGCACGGTGAAGGCCATGGCCATTGAGCAGGACGGCACGGTCTGGCTGGGCACCACCCGAGGTCTGGCCCGATTCGCTGATTCACAGTGGCAGATGGTGGACAAGGTGCCCGGCCATCCCGCGGTGCATGTCACCGGCCTGCTGGCCGACAGTGCCGGCGCGCTGTGGTTGGTCTCCACCGAGCAGCTGTGGGTCCGTCCACGAGGGTCGGTCTCGTTCCAGCCGGTGCAACCCGCGCTTGCCGTCGATGACAACACCGGCATTGCCGAGTCGCCCTCGGGCGAGGTGTGGCTGTGCACGATGAAGGGGCTGCAGCGGCTGCAAAGGAACGCCCCGTCCCCTCGACCCGCAGCCCACACCAACGGGATGAACCTCACCGTGGATCGAGATGGCGGGCTGTGGTGCAACGACCGCACCGGCGCCTTGCGCCGGGTCGGGCGCCCCGCGGGGATGACGCAACTCCGCTGGGACCAGGCGGCGTCAGTGCCGTCGTACACCGAGGACACCCGATTCGGCGCCTTCCAGAATGCCGGCATCACCGAGGACGACGAAGGGAACCTGTGGCTGGCCTCCATCACCGGTCTGCATCGGTTCTCCGAGCCCCGGGTTCGGCGACGGCTGGACGGCACCACGGCGGCGCTCAACACCCACACGGCCGCGTTGGTGGCGGGCGACCAGGGCACCGTGTGGCTGGCACAGCGCTTCAGCGCCCCGATTGAAATTGCGGACGGCACGGTGACCGCCCACCCCACGCTGGGCGGTCACTCCACCGCGCTTCGCAGCGACGACGGGGCGATCTGGTTCGCCGGCTACTTCCATCTGACGCGCCTGGCCGGCGGCCGCACCGAACGCATCGATCTGCCGGCGGGCACATCGACCGAGGTCCAAGCCCTGGCGCAACGCCGCGGCGGCGATCTCTGGGTCTCCCTGATGCGCACCGGCGTGTTTCGCCGCAGGTCGGGCGAATGGACGGCCAACGGGGGCGTGGCGGCCTTGCCCCGGATGCCCGCCATCACCTTGGCGACCGATGCCTCCGATCGGCTCTGGCTGGGGTACATGGAGGGCCGCGTTGCCGTGCTGGACGGTGATCGGGCGACCGTGTTCGAGGACGGCAACCGCCTGCCCATCGGCAACGTGACGGCCCTGTACGGCCGGCGCGGGCATGTCTGGGCCGGCGGCGAATTCGGCCTGGCGGTGCTGGATGGGTCGGCATTCCGCACGGTGACCTTGCACAGCGGCGCCTCCTTCAACAGCGTCACCGGCATCATCGAGACCGCTGCGGGGGAGGTATGGGTGAACAGCAGCCGGGGCATCACCCATTTCTCCGCCGCCGAGGTCCGGCGTGTGGCCCAGGATCCCGACTACCGGCCACGCGGCGAGACCTTCGACACCCTGGACGGCGTGGAAGGCGGCGCGGCTCGCCTCAGGCCCTTGCCCACCGCTGTGGAGGGCACGGACGGGCGGTTGTGGTTCCTCACCAGCGCCGGTCTGTATGTCATCGACCCGCCGCGCCTGCCACGCAATACGGTGCCGCCGCGTCTGCACATCGACTCGCTGACCCTCGGCGACCAGCGCTTGCAGCCCGGGCGCGACATCACCCTGCCCGGAGGAACCACCGCGTTCCGGATCGGTTATGTGGGTCTCAGCCTGACGCTGCCGGAGAAGGTCAGCTACCGCTATCGAATGGACGGCGTCGATACCGACTGGCAAGACGCCGGCAACCGGCAGGAAGCGCTCTACACCGACCTCAGGCCCGGGCGTTATCGCTTCCAGGTCATGGCGAGCAATGCCGATGGGGTCTGGACCGACCGCCCCGCGACGCTGGACATCACCCTGGCGCCGACCTTCGTTCAGACGCGGTGGTTCCTGGCGATGTGTGTGCTGGCGGCGACGCTGCTGGGCTGGCTGGTCGTTCGTCTTCGGGTACGGCAGATGGCCGGCCGCCTGCGCGCGCGGTACGAAGAACGCATGGCCGAGCGTGAGCGCATTGCGCGGGAACTGCACGACACCCTGCTGCAGAGCACCCAGGGACTGATCATCCAGTTCCAGGCCGCCACCGACCGCATGGCCGCGAATGATCCGGCGCGGGCCGCACTCAACGAGGCGCTGGACCGCAGCGAAGCGGTGCTCACCGAGGGCCGCGATCGGGTGCTGGATCTTCGACTGTCCTCGCCGCCGCAGGACGATCTGCCGGAGGCCTTCGCCGCCACGGGGAAAGCGCTCGTGCAGGGCCGTGACATGACCTTCCGGATGCTGGTGGAAGGCACGGCCTGTCCCCTGCGGCCCGTCACGCAGGAGGAGATCTACCTCATCGGTCGAGAAGCGCTGCTCAATGCGCTGCGCCATTCGAAGGCCCGCGCCATCGAGCTGCAGCTGATCTACGCGGCGGATCGGTTCTGCATGCGGGTGCGCGATGACGGCATCGGCGTGGATGCGCCCACGCTGGCCGCCGTGGAGCGCCCGGACCATTGGGGCGTGCGCGGGATGCGCGAGCGGGCTGCACGCATCGGCGCGCGACTCGACTTCTGGAGCCGTCCTGCGGCCGGCACCGAGATCGAGCTGTGCATGGCGGCGTCGCTGGCTTATGCATCAGCACCGCCGCGCCGGTGGTGGGCCCGTCGGCGGTCCGTGTCGCGCTGACGGCCCTGCTTGGCGTTGCCGGCGCTCACCGCGAGCCATCACCAACGCTTATTTGGCGACGATGCGCCGCACAGCGTGGTGGCGCTTTTCTCCCGGCATTGAGAGCGATTGGGCACAGGGCCCGCTGATGGGAGGGTCGGCCCTGCACTCGGGCCGCGCATCGGCGCAGGATGGGCGTGGCGGGGCTGTCGTCTCAATGCCCTGCATCCATCGCATCGGCCTGAGCGCGCAGCGCGTCGACGCGGTCGTCATCCGCCGGCCCGTGCAACCACAGGTGCTGCGCGAAGCGGCGCAGGAGCGTCGGCGTGGCGGCATCGAGTTCGAGCAGCCGCTCGAAGGCGGCGGTCTTGTCGGCGATCGGCAGG
The Roseateles amylovorans genome window above contains:
- a CDS encoding sensor histidine kinase, which translates into the protein MNARAALAAALRPMGARMWALGLALLMCGEAFALHADLGLSAFTRTSWTAKDGYPHAVTAIAQTRDGTLWLGNASGLYRFDGLRFRREDLPRDDRVSSAQVSKLMASPTGGLWIGFTMGGAALLQDGRLTAFTPQDGLPAGTVKAMAIEQDGTVWLGTTRGLARFADSQWQMVDKVPGHPAVHVTGLLADSAGALWLVSTEQLWVRPRGSVSFQPVQPALAVDDNTGIAESPSGEVWLCTMKGLQRLQRNAPSPRPAAHTNGMNLTVDRDGGLWCNDRTGALRRVGRPAGMTQLRWDQAASVPSYTEDTRFGAFQNAGITEDDEGNLWLASITGLHRFSEPRVRRRLDGTTAALNTHTAALVAGDQGTVWLAQRFSAPIEIADGTVTAHPTLGGHSTALRSDDGAIWFAGYFHLTRLAGGRTERIDLPAGTSTEVQALAQRRGGDLWVSLMRTGVFRRRSGEWTANGGVAALPRMPAITLATDASDRLWLGYMEGRVAVLDGDRATVFEDGNRLPIGNVTALYGRRGHVWAGGEFGLAVLDGSAFRTVTLHSGASFNSVTGIIETAAGEVWVNSSRGITHFSAAEVRRVAQDPDYRPRGETFDTLDGVEGGAARLRPLPTAVEGTDGRLWFLTSAGLYVIDPPRLPRNTVPPRLHIDSLTLGDQRLQPGRDITLPGGTTAFRIGYVGLSLTLPEKVSYRYRMDGVDTDWQDAGNRQEALYTDLRPGRYRFQVMASNADGVWTDRPATLDITLAPTFVQTRWFLAMCVLAATLLGWLVVRLRVRQMAGRLRARYEERMAERERIARELHDTLLQSTQGLIIQFQAATDRMAANDPARAALNEALDRSEAVLTEGRDRVLDLRLSSPPQDDLPEAFAATGKALVQGRDMTFRMLVEGTACPLRPVTQEEIYLIGREALLNALRHSKARAIELQLIYAADRFCMRVRDDGIGVDAPTLAAVERPDHWGVRGMRERAARIGARLDFWSRPAAGTEIELCMAASLAYASAPPRRWWARRRSVSR